A genomic window from Vitis riparia cultivar Riparia Gloire de Montpellier isolate 1030 chromosome 18, EGFV_Vit.rip_1.0, whole genome shotgun sequence includes:
- the LOC117905363 gene encoding cytochrome P450 CYP82D47-like isoform X1 yields the protein MAVRHSSSLLQYLNVTTIGVLGILFLSYYLLVRRSRAGKRRIAPEAAGAWPIIGHLHLLGGSQLPHVTLGTMADKYGPVFTIRLGVHRALVASSWEMAKECLTTNDQVASSRPELLASKHLGYNYAMFGFSPYGSYWREVRKIISLELLSNRRLELLKDVRASEAVTSIKELYKLWEEKKNESGLVSVEMKQWFGDLTLNVILRMVTGKRYFSASDTSENKQAQRCRRVFREFCHLSGLFAVADAIPFLGWLDLGRHEKTLKKTAKEMDSIAQEWLEEHRRRKDSGEVNSTQDFMDVMLSVLDGKNLGDYDADTINKATCLALIVGGSDTTVVTLTWALSLLLNNRDTLKKAQEELDIQVGKERLVNEQDISKLVYLQAIVKETLRLYPPAALGGPRQFTEDCTLGGYHVSKGTRLILNLSKIQKDPRIWMSPTEFQPERFLTTHKDLDPRGKHFEFIPFGAGRRACPGIAFALQMLHLTLANFLQAFNFSTPSNAQVDMCESLGLTNMKSTPLEVLISPRMSFL from the exons ATGGCGGTGCGACACTCCAGCAGTCTTCTTCAATACCTAAATGTTACCACGATCGGAGTGCTTGGcatactttttctttcctactATCTATTAGTACGGAGATCCAGAGCTGGTAAGAGAAGAATAGCACCTGAAGCAGCTGGTGCATGGCCAATAATCGGTCACCTACACCTCTTAGGTGGGTCACAGCTCCCTCATGTAACCTTGGGAACCATGGCCGACAAATATGGGCCGGTCTTCACAATTCGTCTTGGGGTGCATCGAGCTTTGGTGGCGAGTAGCTGGGAGATGGCTAAAGAATGCTTGACCACCAATGACCAGGTTGCATCCTCGCGTCCCGAACTTTTAGCCTCAAAACATTTGGGCTACAACTACGCCATGTTTGGTTTCTCTCCGTACGGTTCTTACTGGCGTGAAGTGCGCAAGATAATCAGCCTAGAGCTACTCTCTAACCGCCGCCTAGAGCTGCTGAAGGACGTCCGAGCTTCAGAAGCGGTGACATCCATAAAAGAGCTATACAAGCTctgggaagagaaaaaaaatgaatcggGCCTTGTCTCGGTGGAGATGAAGCAGTGGTTTGGAGACTTGACTCTGAACGTAATTCTTAGGATGGTGACAGGGAAGCGTTATTTCAGTGCTTCAGATACAAGTGAAAATAAACAGGCGCAGAGGTGCCGGAGAGTGTTCAGGGAATTCTGTCATTTGTCAGGGCTCTTTGCGGTGGCGGACGCTATTCCTTTTCTTGGATGGCTAGACTTGGGGAGACATGAGAAGACCCTAAAGAAGACAGCAAAAGAAATGGACAGTATTGCTCAAGAATGGTTAGAGGAGCACCGTCGGAGGAAAGACTCCGGTGAAGTTAATAGTACGCAAGACTTCATGGATGTGATGCTGTCAGTTCTTGATGGCAAAAACCTTGGTGATTACGATGCTGATACCATCAATAAAGCCACATGCCTG GCTCTAATTGTAGGAGGTAGCGACACAACAGTCGTCACTTTAACTTGGGCGCTCTCTCTTCTATTAAACAATCGTGACACCTTAAAAAAGGCACAAGAGGAATTAGATATTCAAGTTGGCAAGGAAAGATTAGTGAATGAACAAGATATTAGTAAATTGGTCTATCTCCAAGCCATTGTTAAAGAGACATTACGATTATATCCGCCAGCGGCACTTGGAGGACCACGTCAATTCACTGAGGACTGCACCTTGGGTGGTTACCATGTCTCCAAAGGCACCCGATTAATATTGAATctttccaaaatccaaaaggATCCAAGAATTTGGATGAGTCCAACAGAATTCCAACCAGAGAGGTTTCTAACCACCCATAAGGACCTTGATCCTCGAGGAAAACATTTTGAATTTATACCATTTGGTGCCGGTAGAAGAGCATGTCCAGGAATAGCTTTCGCTCTTCAAATGCTACATTTAACATTGGCCAATTTCTTACAGGCGTTCAACTTTTCAACTCCATCAAATGCACAAGTTGATATGTGTGAGAGCCTTGGACTTACAAACATGAAATCTACCCCACTTGAAGTTCTCATTTCTCCACGCATGTCTTTTTTATAG
- the LOC117905363 gene encoding cytochrome P450 82A3-like isoform X2: MAVRHSSSLLQYLNVTTIGVLGILFLSYYLLVRRSRAGKRRIAPEAAGAWPIIGHLHLLGGSQLPHVTLGTMADKYGPVFTIRLGVHRALVASSWEMAKECLTTNDQVASSRPELLASKHLGYNYAMFGFSPYGSYWREVRKIISLELLSNRRLELLKDVRASEAVTSIKELYKLWEEKKNESGLVSVEMKQWFGDLTLNVILRMVTGKRYFSASDTSENKQAQRCRRVFREFCHLSGLFAVADAIPFLGWLDLGRHEKTLKKTAKEMDSIAQEWLEEHRRRKDSGEVNSTQDFMDVMLSVLDGKNLGDYDADTINKATCLVYIIGTPTYHIYLHIIRASFISIGSNCRR; the protein is encoded by the exons ATGGCGGTGCGACACTCCAGCAGTCTTCTTCAATACCTAAATGTTACCACGATCGGAGTGCTTGGcatactttttctttcctactATCTATTAGTACGGAGATCCAGAGCTGGTAAGAGAAGAATAGCACCTGAAGCAGCTGGTGCATGGCCAATAATCGGTCACCTACACCTCTTAGGTGGGTCACAGCTCCCTCATGTAACCTTGGGAACCATGGCCGACAAATATGGGCCGGTCTTCACAATTCGTCTTGGGGTGCATCGAGCTTTGGTGGCGAGTAGCTGGGAGATGGCTAAAGAATGCTTGACCACCAATGACCAGGTTGCATCCTCGCGTCCCGAACTTTTAGCCTCAAAACATTTGGGCTACAACTACGCCATGTTTGGTTTCTCTCCGTACGGTTCTTACTGGCGTGAAGTGCGCAAGATAATCAGCCTAGAGCTACTCTCTAACCGCCGCCTAGAGCTGCTGAAGGACGTCCGAGCTTCAGAAGCGGTGACATCCATAAAAGAGCTATACAAGCTctgggaagagaaaaaaaatgaatcggGCCTTGTCTCGGTGGAGATGAAGCAGTGGTTTGGAGACTTGACTCTGAACGTAATTCTTAGGATGGTGACAGGGAAGCGTTATTTCAGTGCTTCAGATACAAGTGAAAATAAACAGGCGCAGAGGTGCCGGAGAGTGTTCAGGGAATTCTGTCATTTGTCAGGGCTCTTTGCGGTGGCGGACGCTATTCCTTTTCTTGGATGGCTAGACTTGGGGAGACATGAGAAGACCCTAAAGAAGACAGCAAAAGAAATGGACAGTATTGCTCAAGAATGGTTAGAGGAGCACCGTCGGAGGAAAGACTCCGGTGAAGTTAATAGTACGCAAGACTTCATGGATGTGATGCTGTCAGTTCTTGATGGCAAAAACCTTGGTGATTACGATGCTGATACCATCAATAAAGCCACATGCCTGGTATACATTATTGGAACACccacatatcatatatatttgcatattatCAGGGCTAGCTTTATTTCCATAG GCTCTAATTGTAGGAGGTAG
- the LOC117906183 gene encoding cytochrome P450 CYP82D47-like, with translation MAVPHSSSLLQYLNVTTIGVLGILFLSYYLLVRRSRAGKRRIAPEAAGAWPIIGHLHLLGGSQLPHVTLGTMADKYGPIFTIRLGVHRALVVSSREVAKECFTTNDSAVSGRPKLLAPEHLGYNYAMFAFSPYDAYWREVRKIVNTELLSNRRLELLKDVRASEVETSIKELYKLWAEKKNELGHVLVEMKQWFGDLSMNVILRMVVGKRYFGVGAGGEEEEARRCQKAIREFFRLLGLFVVKDGIPSLGWLDLGGHEKAMKKTAKEIDSIAQEWLEEHRRRKDWGEDNGMHDFMDVLLSVLDGKALPQYDADTINKATSMALISGGTDTMTVTLTWALSLILNNRETLKKAQEELDTHVGKERLVNASDISKLVYLQAIVKETLRLRPPGPLSGPRQFTEDCIIGGYHVPKGTRLVLNLSKLHRDPSVWLDPEEFQPERFLTTHRDVDARGQHFQLLPFGAGRRSCPGITFALQMLHLALASFLHGFEVSTPSNAPVDMSEIPGLTNIKSTPLEILIAPRLPYNSYK, from the exons ATGGCGGTGCCACACTCCAGCAGTCTTCTTCAATACCTAAATGTTACCACGATCGGAGTGCTTGGCATACTTTTTCTTTCATACTATCTATTAGTACGGAGATCCAGAGCTGGTAAGAGAAGAATAGCACCTGAAGCAGCTGGTGCATGGCCAATAATCGGTCACCTACACCTCTTAGGTGGGTCACAGCTCCCTCATGTAACCTTGGGAACCATGGCCGACAAGTACGGACCGATCTTCACTATCCGGCTCGGGGTGCATCGAGCATTGGTGGTGAGTAGTAGGGAGGTGGCCAAAGAATGTTTCACCACCAATGACTCGGCTGTATCCGGCCGTCCCAAACTGCTAGCCCCAGAACATCTGGGTTACAACTACGCCATGTTCGCTTTCTCCCCTTACGATGCTTACTGGCGTGAAGTGCGAAAGATAGTCAATACAGAGCTACTTTCCAACCGTCGCCTAGAGTTGCTGAAGGACGTTCGAGCCTCAGAGGTGGAGACATCCATAAAAGAACTGTACAAGCTCTGGGCGGAAAAGAAGAACGAATTGGGGCATGTTTTGGTGGAGATGAAGCAATGGTTTGGTGACTTGTCTATGAACGTGATTTTAAGGATGGTTGTTGGAAAAAGATACTTTGGTGTTGGAGCCGGCGGTGAGGAGGAAGAGGCCCGGCGGTGCCAGAAGGCCATTAGGGAATTCTTTCGTTTGCTGGGGCTCTTTGTGGTGAAGGATGGGATTCCTTCCCTCGGATGGTTGGACTTGGGAGGACACGAGAAGGCCATGAAGAAGACTGCAAAAGAAATAGACAGCATTGCTCAAGAATGGTTAGAGGAGCACCGTCGGAGGAAAGATTGGGGTGAAGATAATGGAATGCATGATTTCATGGATGTGTTGCTCTCAGTCCTCGACGGCAAAGCCCTTCCTCAGTACGATGCTGATACCATCAACAAAGCCACTTCCATG GCTCTGATTTCAGGAGGTACTGACACCATGACTGTTACCCTAACATGGGCACTTTCATTGATATTAAACAATCGTGAAACCTTGAAGAAGGCTCAAGAGGAATTGGATACCCATGTTGGCAAAGAAAGATTAGTTAATGCATCGGATATTAGCAAGTTGGTCTATCTTCAAGCAATTGTTAAGGAGACATTACGACTACGTCCTCCCGGACCACTGTCAGGACCACGCCAATTCACCGAAGACTGCATTATTGGTGGTTACCATGTCCCTAAAGGCACCCGACTAGTGTTGAACCTCTCAAAGCTTCATAGGGATCCAAGTGTATGGTTAGACCCTGAAGAGTTTCAGCCAGAGAGATTTCTCACCACCCACAGAGACGTTGATGCTAGGGGTCAGCATTTCCAACTACTGCCATTTGGCGCAGGTAGAAGATCATGCCCTGGAATAACTTTTGCCCTTCAAATGCTACATTTGGCACTGGCTAGTTTCTTACATGGATTTGAGGTCTCAACTCCATCAAATGCACCTGTCGATATGAGCGAGATTCCTGGACTAACAAACATTAAGTCCACCCCACTTGAAATTCTCATAGCTCCTCGCCTGCCTTATAATTCTTAtaaatga
- the LOC117907478 gene encoding cytochrome P450 CYP82D47-like, translating to MFIFLLSFYYLLKILRRSERKRTAPEAAGAWPVIGHLHLLGGSELPHKTLGAMADKYGPIFFIKLGAQPVLVVSNWEIAKECFTTNDKAFANRPKLIAVEVMGYNNAMFGFSPYGSYWRQMRKIVTTHLLSNRSLEMLKLVRISEVKATIKELHELWVSKKSDSNMVSVEMRRWFGDLALNLAVRMTAGKRFSSDKEGVEYHKAIRCFFELTGKFMVSDALPFLRWFDLGGYEKAMKKTAESLDHLLEDWLQEHKRKRVSGQPTGDQDFMDVMLSILDDETRAQDLKSSDADIINKATCLNVLIATTDTVTVSLTWALSLLLNNRHVLNKAKEELDLHVGRERRVEERDMSNLVYLDAIIKETLRLYSAVQVLAAHESTEECVVGGCYIPAGTRLIINLWKIHHDPSVWSDPDQFMPERFLTTHKDVDVRGMHFELIPFGSGRRICPGVSLALQFLQFTLASFIQGFEFATASDGPVDMTESIGLTNLEATPLDVLLTPRLSSNLYE from the exons ATGTTTATCTTTCTACTCTCTTTCTATTATTTGTTAAAGATACTAAGGCGTTCTGAGAGGAAAAGAACTGCACCGGAAGCCGCCGGGGCATGGCCTGTGATTGGTCACCTCCATCTGTTAGGAGGCTCTGAGCTGCCCCACAAAACCTTGGGGGCTATGGCCGACAAGTACGGGCCGATCTTCTTTATCAAGCTTGGTGCGCAACCAGTATTGGTGGTGAGTAATTGGGAGATTGCTAAGGAGTGCTTTACTACCAACGACAAAGCTTTCGCCAATCGTCCCAAATTAATAGCGGTGGAGGTTATGGGCTACAACAACGCCATGTTCGGCTTTAGCCCATATGGCTCCTACTGGCGCCAGATGCGCAAGATAGTCACTACACATCTTCTCTCAAACAGAAGCCTGGAGATGCTGAAACTGGTACGTATATCGGAGGTGAAGGCAACGATAAAAGAGCTACATGAGTTATGGGTCTCTAAGAAAAGTGATTCAAACATGGTATCAGTGGAGATGAGGCGATGGTTTGGAGATCTAGCCCTAAATTTGGCTGTAAGGATGACTGCCGGAAAGAGATTTTCTAGTGACAAGGAAGGAGTGGAGTACCACAAAGCAATAAGATGTTTTTTTGAGTTGACGGGGAAGTTTATGGTGTCGGATGCTCTCCCTTTTCTAAGGTGGTTTGACTTGGGAGGCTATGAGAAGGCCATGAAGAAGACTGCAGAAAGTCTAGACCATCTACTTGAAGACTGGTTACAGGAACATAAACGAAAGAGAGTTTCTGGGCAGCCCACTGGGGACCAAGATTTTATGGATGTGATGCTGTCCATTTTAGATGATGAGACCAGGGCCCAAGATTTAAAGAGTTCCGATGCCGATATCATTAACAAAGCTACATGCCTG AATGTCTTAATAGCGACCACCGATACTGTTACAGTTAGCCTAACATGGGCTCTGTCGTTACTGTTAAACAACCGACACGTATTGAACAAAGCCAAAGAGGAGCTAGATTTGCATGTGGGAAGGGAAAGGCGAGTTGAGGAACGGGACATGAGCAACCTGGTCTACCTCGATGCTATCATCAAGGAAACTCTACGTTTATATTCAGCTGTTCAAGTTCTAGCGGCACATGAGTCCACCGAGGAATGCGTTGTAGGTGGCTGCTACATACCCGCTGGGACGCGCCTGATAATTAATCTTTGGAAGATTCACCACGATCCAAGTGTATGGTCGGATCCTGATCAGTTCATGCCTGAGAGATTTCTCACCACGCATAAGGATGTTGATGTTAGAGGTATGCATTTTGAATTGATTCCATTTGGAAGTGGAAGAAGAATTTGCCCTGGAGTGTCCTTAGCTCTACAATTTCTGCAATTCACCCTAGCCAGCTTTATTCAAGGATTTGAGTTTGCAACGGCATCCGATGGACCGGTTGATATGACCGAAAGCATTGGGTTAACCAACCTCGAGGCCACCCCGCTTGACGTTCTTCTCACTCCTCGCCTCTCTTCTAATCTCTATGAGTAA